In a genomic window of Sphingomonas lutea:
- a CDS encoding PilZ domain-containing protein: MIRARIAEDDGERRRATRHPVALDAKMRELGESGVEARVLNISETGFMAEVEGDFAVGSRVWLMLPGRDRANALIRWAAGGRIGAEFAEPFAVEGVAAA; this comes from the coding sequence ATGATCCGGGCACGCATTGCCGAAGACGATGGGGAGCGCCGCCGCGCGACTCGCCATCCGGTCGCGCTCGATGCCAAGATGCGCGAGCTGGGCGAAAGCGGTGTCGAAGCGCGCGTTCTCAACATTTCGGAAACCGGCTTCATGGCGGAAGTGGAGGGTGACTTCGCCGTCGGCTCGCGCGTGTGGCTGATGCTGCCCGGCCGCGACCGCGCCAATGCCCTGATTCGCTGGGCAGCCGGCGGCCGCATCGGCGCCGAATTCGCAGAACCGTTCGCGGTGGAAGGCGTTGCCGCGGCCTGA
- a CDS encoding PilZ domain-containing protein — translation MIPRSEKRSIDERGEARYPAASSTAVMQFRGRKHVVRLINVSQSGAMVIFPHLPNIGERLPLQILDHGLVTAQVVWVKDGRLGLTFTAPLE, via the coding sequence ATGATCCCGCGGTCCGAGAAGCGCTCGATCGACGAACGGGGCGAGGCTCGTTATCCGGCGGCGTCGAGCACCGCAGTGATGCAGTTTCGCGGGCGAAAGCATGTCGTCCGGCTGATCAACGTATCGCAATCGGGCGCCATGGTGATTTTCCCACACCTGCCCAACATTGGGGAACGCCTTCCCCTGCAAATCCTTGACCACGGGCTTGTCACGGCACAGGTGGTGTGGGTGAAGGACGGGCGTCTCGGCCTCACCTTCACGGCTCCGCTGGAGTGA
- the rpsU gene encoding 30S ribosomal protein S21: MQIIVRDNNVEQALRALKKKLQREGVYREMKLRRHYEKPSEKRARERAAAIRRARKLERKRAEREGAR, encoded by the coding sequence ATGCAGATCATCGTTCGCGACAATAACGTCGAGCAGGCGCTGCGCGCCCTCAAGAAGAAGCTGCAGCGCGAGGGCGTCTATCGCGAGATGAAGCTGCGCCGTCATTACGAAAAGCCGTCGGAAAAGCGCGCCCGTGAGCGTGCCGCCGCGATTCGCCGCGCCCGCAAGCTCGAGCGCAAGCGCGCCGAGCGCGAAGGCGCGCGCTAA
- a CDS encoding FKBP-type peptidyl-prolyl cis-trans isomerase, translating into MPNAETGSRPAHSRRGMKLWLGFLLVIAAGLLLAWWGTQSVRGRVVQVDTVQAGTGPTVQPTDGVVIEYEGRLENGTVFDSSAGRGPAMLLASQTIPGFAQALSRMSKGGRYKVWIPSRLAYGATPPQGGPVPPNANLEFDVRVLEVVPNAAALMQGAGAAGGQQPQQ; encoded by the coding sequence ATGCCAAACGCCGAAACCGGTAGCCGCCCCGCCCATTCGCGCCGGGGCATGAAGCTGTGGCTCGGCTTCCTCCTCGTCATCGCCGCCGGCTTATTGCTCGCCTGGTGGGGCACGCAGAGCGTCCGCGGGCGAGTCGTTCAGGTGGACACGGTCCAGGCCGGCACCGGCCCGACCGTCCAGCCGACCGACGGCGTCGTGATCGAATATGAAGGCCGGCTGGAAAACGGCACGGTGTTCGATTCCAGCGCCGGTCGCGGCCCGGCGATGCTGCTGGCCAGCCAGACCATCCCGGGCTTCGCTCAGGCGCTGAGCCGCATGAGCAAGGGTGGCCGCTACAAGGTGTGGATTCCGTCGCGCCTGGCCTATGGCGCAACCCCGCCGCAGGGCGGCCCGGTGCCGCCTAACGCCAACCTTGAATTCGATGTCCGTGTGCTCGAGGTCGTGCCCAATGCCGCCGCCCTGATGCAGGGTGCGGGCGCCGCCGGCGGACAGCAGCCGCAACAGTGA
- a CDS encoding L,D-transpeptidase family protein — protein sequence MAATSLSAQMPTAPVAVQPAPVAPAVEPPAPPPLPPAVWNMHNAQDLLYAIREVGSEGLEPADYDPAGLEAAMASGDPLRLSAEATARFNRLSNDLALGHVHKSARIQWFVVDKDLDAAKQDALLRNALSTLTVRKALDSLLPTHPQYAALKTALAATPEGQTAKLNRIKLNMDRWRWLPRDLGNKYIIVNVPGFHATLVENGVNRWKQRAIAGATKTPTPQLSVNAVGVMLNPSWEVPPSIAKEVAGKKGYNAVKDPKTGKFLRWSQPPGPANALGQMKFVMYNPLNIYLHDTNARSRFAGRMRALSHGCIRTENIHDLAMELLADDGGEWTPEKVKAQLATGKSKQANFVKPVPVYIVYFSAAGLNDGRIVDYADLYGRDGKALAALNTKDGGLKMFAPKPKTQVAGAKATKVASN from the coding sequence GTGGCCGCGACGTCACTGTCCGCGCAGATGCCGACGGCGCCCGTCGCGGTGCAGCCGGCCCCAGTGGCGCCAGCCGTCGAGCCACCCGCACCGCCGCCGTTGCCGCCCGCCGTGTGGAACATGCATAATGCGCAAGACCTGCTCTACGCCATCCGCGAAGTCGGCAGCGAAGGGCTGGAGCCCGCCGATTACGATCCCGCGGGCCTCGAAGCGGCGATGGCCTCGGGCGATCCGCTGCGCCTGTCGGCCGAAGCCACGGCGCGCTTCAATCGCCTGTCGAACGATCTCGCGCTCGGTCACGTGCACAAGTCGGCGCGGATCCAGTGGTTCGTGGTGGACAAAGACCTCGACGCGGCAAAGCAGGATGCGCTGCTGCGCAATGCGCTATCGACCCTGACGGTGCGCAAGGCACTCGACAGCCTGCTGCCGACGCACCCGCAATATGCCGCGCTCAAGACCGCGCTGGCCGCGACACCGGAAGGGCAGACCGCCAAGCTCAATCGCATCAAGCTCAACATGGACCGCTGGCGCTGGCTGCCGCGCGACCTGGGCAACAAGTATATCATCGTCAACGTGCCGGGCTTCCACGCGACGCTGGTTGAAAATGGCGTCAACCGCTGGAAACAGCGCGCGATCGCCGGCGCGACCAAGACGCCGACGCCGCAGCTGTCGGTCAACGCGGTGGGCGTGATGCTGAACCCGTCGTGGGAAGTGCCGCCGAGCATCGCGAAGGAAGTCGCGGGCAAGAAGGGCTATAACGCGGTCAAGGATCCCAAGACGGGCAAGTTCCTGCGCTGGAGCCAGCCGCCGGGGCCGGCTAATGCGCTCGGCCAGATGAAGTTCGTGATGTACAATCCGCTCAACATCTACCTGCACGACACCAACGCCCGCAGCCGCTTTGCCGGCCGCATGCGCGCGCTCAGCCACGGCTGCATCCGCACCGAGAATATCCACGATCTCGCGATGGAACTGCTGGCCGACGACGGCGGCGAGTGGACGCCCGAAAAGGTCAAGGCGCAGCTCGCCACGGGCAAGAGCAAGCAGGCCAATTTCGTCAAGCCGGTGCCGGTCTACATCGTCTATTTCAGCGCCGCGGGGCTGAACGACGGGCGAATCGTCGATTACGCGGATCTGTATGGGCGGGACGGGAAGGCGCTGGCGGCGTTGAACACGAAGGACGGTGGGCTGAAGATGTTCGCGCCCAAGCCGAAGACGCAGGTGGCCGGGGCCAAGGCGACGAAGGTGGCGTCGAATTGA
- a CDS encoding peptidylprolyl isomerase, protein MNTYLLVPAALALMGQAALPKLLTPTDVVNAAPASAWKTIPADELLVMDLANGGRVVIQLAPMFAPVHVANVQKMARANYWPGATVYRVQDNYVAQWGLGETEKPLPPGVLAKPPAEYTRALAGLNITPLGSPDPYAPAAGFVDGWPVAYSPSEGWANLTHCYGYVGVSRGMDPETGSAADLYANIGHAPRHLDRNIASVGRVVEGIDKLSSLPRGTEGLGFYKDKSQHVPIASIRLASQVSAADRPAFEYMDTASPTFAQYLKIRANRRDDFYIRPAGGVDLCNVQVPVRRKPTGERG, encoded by the coding sequence ATGAACACTTATCTGTTGGTTCCCGCCGCACTCGCGCTGATGGGGCAGGCGGCGCTGCCCAAGCTGCTGACGCCGACCGATGTCGTGAATGCGGCGCCGGCAAGCGCGTGGAAGACCATCCCGGCCGATGAGTTGCTCGTGATGGACCTGGCCAATGGCGGACGCGTGGTCATCCAACTGGCGCCGATGTTCGCGCCCGTCCACGTCGCCAACGTCCAGAAGATGGCGCGCGCCAATTACTGGCCGGGCGCGACGGTCTATCGCGTGCAGGACAATTATGTCGCGCAATGGGGGTTGGGGGAGACCGAGAAGCCCTTGCCGCCGGGCGTGCTCGCGAAGCCGCCGGCGGAGTATACGCGGGCGCTGGCCGGGCTAAACATCACGCCACTCGGTTCGCCCGATCCTTATGCGCCCGCCGCCGGCTTCGTCGATGGTTGGCCCGTCGCCTACAGCCCGAGCGAAGGCTGGGCGAACCTGACGCATTGCTACGGCTATGTCGGGGTGTCGCGCGGCATGGATCCGGAAACGGGATCGGCGGCCGACCTCTATGCCAATATCGGCCACGCGCCGCGCCACCTTGATCGCAACATCGCCTCGGTCGGGCGCGTCGTCGAAGGCATCGACAAGTTGAGCTCGCTGCCGCGCGGGACCGAAGGCCTGGGCTTCTACAAGGACAAGTCCCAGCACGTGCCGATCGCCAGCATCCGGCTGGCGAGTCAGGTGAGCGCAGCCGACCGCCCGGCATTCGAATATATGGACACGGCGAGCCCGACTTTCGCGCAATATCTAAAGATCCGCGCCAATCGCCGCGACGATTTCTACATTCGTCCCGCGGGCGGGGTGGATCTGTGCAACGTGCAGGTGCCGGTACGGCGGAAGCCGACGGGCGAGCGGGGGTAA
- a CDS encoding murein L,D-transpeptidase catalytic domain family protein → MRFGAMGAAGVVLSSSASSSVLPSNYALPPAAPLTPAAPATPPSILTPAAPGGINPNLFSRAKFALDQHRIAARDWMAVVDFSLPSSEKRFHVVDLRSGEVESFHVAHGSGSDPKHCGQLERFSNEFGSYATSNGAYTTGEYYHGKYGLSMKTHGRDWTNNNAEPRAIVIHNAWYAEPNVLAAHGKLGRSQGCFAFSRDDQWKVMRKIAGGRMIYADKLA, encoded by the coding sequence TTGCGTTTTGGCGCCATGGGTGCGGCAGGTGTGGTCCTGTCGTCGTCGGCCAGCTCCAGCGTTCTTCCGTCGAATTACGCGCTGCCGCCGGCCGCGCCGCTGACACCGGCAGCGCCGGCCACGCCGCCCTCGATCCTGACGCCGGCCGCGCCGGGCGGGATCAACCCCAACCTTTTCTCCCGCGCCAAGTTCGCGCTCGACCAGCACCGGATCGCCGCGCGCGACTGGATGGCGGTGGTCGATTTCTCGCTTCCGTCGAGCGAGAAGCGCTTCCATGTCGTGGACCTGCGCAGCGGTGAAGTCGAAAGCTTCCACGTTGCCCACGGCTCGGGGAGCGATCCCAAGCATTGCGGCCAGCTCGAGCGCTTCTCGAACGAGTTCGGCTCCTACGCGACGTCGAACGGCGCCTACACCACCGGCGAATATTATCACGGCAAGTACGGGCTCTCGATGAAGACCCACGGCCGCGACTGGACCAACAACAACGCCGAGCCGCGCGCGATCGTCATCCATAACGCCTGGTACGCCGAGCCCAACGTCCTCGCCGCCCACGGCAAACTCGGCCGCAGCCAAGGCTGCTTCGCTTTCTCGCGCGACGACCAGTGGAAGGTGATGCGCAAGATCGCCGGCGGGCGGATGATTTATGCGGATAAGCTGGCGTAG